A stretch of Camelina sativa cultivar DH55 chromosome 18, Cs, whole genome shotgun sequence DNA encodes these proteins:
- the LOC104761377 gene encoding uncharacterized protein LOC104761377, with protein MKALRRSYTSTSSANNNNSSSSSSPPSNSNSNSNSNSNSSSSSSSSSASSSSSWIHLRSVLFVANPSSPSSVSSSDRRRKSPWSRRKRKYALTPHQWRSLFTPEGKLRDGGVGFLKKVRSRGVDPSIRAEVWLFLLGVYDLNSTSEEREAVKTQKRKEYEKLQRRCQMLLKCGTGSTDNLEELPCEDVNGGQCVRFVDDYKIAGPMTNQDVVCALITDSSDTDSCEDNEDVLLLPSFVYSDAKKPEEDKSNNNSEESSSPLVATADEIQVEVAVHEDFSTWQRIIRLDALRADSEWATYSPYSTAVTESKARGLAESVGLKDYDHLESCRLYHAARLVAILEAYAMYDPEIGYCQGMSDLLSPILAVISEDHEAFWCFVGFMKKARHNFRLDEAGIQRQLSIVSKIIKNKDSQLYKHLENLQAEDCSFVYRMVLVMFRRELSFEQTLCLWEVMWADQAAIRAGVGKSPWSRIRQLAPPTDDLLLYAIAALVLRRKLIIQKYSSMDEIVEECNSMAGQLNVWKLLDDAHHLVVTLHDKIETLSSQSQSI; from the exons ATGAAGGCGTTACGGAGAAGTTATACTTCTACGTCTTCcgctaataataataactcttcttcttcgtcttcacctCCTTCTAATTCTAATTCTAATTCTAATTCTAATTCTAATTCATCTTCTTCGagttcttcttcatctgcttcttcgtcttcttcatggATCCATCTACGGTCTGTTCTGTTTGTGGCTAATCCTTCGTCTCcatcttcagtttcttcttccgATCG CCGGCGTAAATCACCGTGGTCTCGCCGGAAAAGAAAATATGCATTGACGCCTCATCAGTGGAGGAGTTTATTTACACCGGAGGGTAAACTCCGTGATGGTGGTGTTGGATTTCTGAAGAAAGTTAGAAGCAGA GGTGTTGATCCAAGTATTCGTGCAGAAGTATGGCTGTTCTTACTCGGAGT CTATGATTTGAATAGTACtagtgaagaaagagaagcagtGAAGACACAAAAAAG GAAAGAGTATGAGAAACTGCAGAGACGGTGCCAGATGCTTCTCAAGTGCGGCACTGGAAGTACTGATAATCTTGAGGAACTTCCTTGTGAGGACGTAAACGGTGGTCAATGTGTTCGATTTGTGGATGATTATAAGATTGCGGGACCAATGACAAATCAAGATGTGGTCTGTGCTCTGATTACTGATTCTTCTGATACAGACTCGTGTGAAGACAATGAAGATGTTCTACTACTCCCATCTTTTGTATACAGCGATGCGAAGAAACCAGAGGAGGATAAAAGTAACAACAACTCTGAAGAGAGTAGTTCTCCTCTTGTAGCTACTGCTGATGAGATTCAAGTAGAAGTCGCTGTACATGAAGACTTCTCTACTTGGCAACGTATCATCCGCCTTGATGCTTTACGTGCTGATTCTGAGTGGGCAACTTATTCTCCATATTCAACTGCAGTCACTGAAAGCAAAGCTCGTGGTTTAGCTGAGTCTGTAGGGTTAAAAGACTATGATCACTTAGAAAGCTGTAGACTTTACCACGCTGCACGGTTAGTTGCAATTCTTGAAGCATACGCTATGTATGATCCTGAGATAGGCTACTGTCAAGGAATGAGCGATCTGTTATCTCCCATTCTCGCTGTGATCTCAGAGGATCACGAGGCTTTCTGGTGCTTTGTGGGTTTTATGAAGAAAGCTCGGCATAATTTCAGGCTTGATGAAGCAGGGATTCAAAGGCAGCTGAGTATTGTATCGaagattataaaaaacaaagactcTCAGCTTTACAAACACTTGGAGAATCTTCAAGCTGAGGATTGTAGTTTCGTTTACAGGATGGTGCTTGTGATGTTTAGGAGGGAGTTGAGTTTTGAACAAACGCTATGTCTCTGGGAAGTGATGTGGGCTGATCAAGCTGCCATTAGAGCTGGAGTTGGAAAATCGCCGTGGAGCAGAATCCGGCAACTAGCACCACCAACTGATGATCTTTTGCTCTATGCAATCGCGGCGTTAGTACTACGTAGGAAGCTTATCATACAGAAGTACAGTAGTATGGATGAGATTGTAGAAGAGTGTAACAGCATGGCTGGTCAGCTTAATGTCTGGAAGCTTTTAGATGATGCGCATCATCTTGTCGTCACACTCCACGACAAGATTGaaactctttcttctcaatctcaGAGCATTTGA
- the LOC104761379 gene encoding pyridoxal reductase, chloroplastic, producing MAFTLSTTKTFTKINCSNTPSNITTFKPLKLPLFWPWQKVKMGPLSVSPMGFGTWAWGNQLLWGYQTSMDDQLQQAFELALQNGINLFDTADSYGTGRLNGQSERLLGKFIKDSQVLKGKQNEVVVATKFAAYPWRLTSGQFVNACRASLDRLQIDQLGIGQLHWSTANYAPLQELVLWDGLVAMYEKGLVRAVGVSNYGPQQLVKIHDYLKTRGVPLCSAQVQFSLLSMGKEQLEIKSICDELGIRLISYSPLGLGMLTGKYSSSKLPTGPRSLLFRQILPGLEPLLLAQRQIAEKRGKTMPQVAINWCICKGTVPIPGIKSVRNVEDNLGALGWKLTNDEQLQLEYAAKESPKSMIQNIFQTR from the exons ATGGCTTTCACATTGTCCACCACAAAGACCTTCACTAAGATAAACTGCTCAAACACTCCTTCAAACATAACCACCTTTAAGCCCCTCAAGCTTCCTCTATTCTGGCCATGGCAAAAG GTAAAAATGGGTCCTTTGAGTGTTTCACCGATGGGTTTTGGGACATGGGCTTGGGGAAATCAGCTTCTTTGGGGTTATCAGACTTCCATGGATGATCAGCTTCAACAAGCTTTCGAATTGGCTTTGCAAAACGGAATCAATTTGTTTGATACTGCTGATTCTTATGGTACTGGTAGGCTTAATGGTCAAAGTGAGAGGCTTTTGGGGAAATTCATCAAAGACTCTCAAG ttttaaaagGGAAACAAAATGAAGTAGTGGTAGCTACAAAGTTTGCAGCTTATCCATGGCGTTTAACTTCTGGACAGTTTGTGAATGCCTGcag AGCTTCTTTAGACCGGCTTCAGATAGACCAGCTTGGGATTGGACAGCTTCACTGGTCAACCGCAAACTATGCGCCTCTACAAGAGCTTGTTCTCTGGGATGGTCTAGTTGCAATGTACGAAAAG GGACTAGTTCGAGCGGTTGGAGTCAGTAACTATGGACCTCAACAGCTTGTGAAGATTCATGATTACCTCAAAACCCGAGGGGTTCCTTTATGCTCTGCTCAAGTACAATTCTCATTGCTAAGCATGGGAAAAGAGCAACTAGAGATCAAAAGTATTTGCGACGAGCTCGGGATTCGCTTAATCTCTTATAGTCCTCTTGGTCTAGGAATGCTAACTGGGAAATACTCCTCTTCAAAACTTCCAACTGGTCCACG ATCATTGCTGTTTCGACAAATTCTTCCTGGATTAGAGCCTTTGCTTTTAGCACAGAGACAGATTGCTGAGAAACGAGGAAAGACTATGCCCCAG GTTGCAATAAACTGGTGTATATGCAAAGGGACAGTGCCTATACCGGGTATCAAGTCGGTTAGAAATGTTGAAGATAATTTGGGTGCGCTGGGATGGAAACTTACAAATGATGAACAGCTTCAGTTAGAATATGCAGCTAAAGAATCACCAAAGTCTATGATTCAGAACATTTTTCAGACGAGATGA